The Ignavibacteriales bacterium genome has a window encoding:
- a CDS encoding carboxypeptidase-like regulatory domain-containing protein yields MEKENKLITIILFLLLTGFTIAQSSGKVTGKVTDASTGEPVVGATIIVDGTSYGSVADINGDYIIVKVPSGSYNIVATAIGYTKTTIQKVQVLVDLTTKLNIILSSTAITLGQDVIIIAQVPMVKKDLTSTESRVTSDEIRQLPLQNLDQLITLQAGVNKDAGGGIHIRGGRSSEISYLINGVSITDDYSRSQALTIETESVQELQVISGTFNAEYGNALSGVVNIVTKTGGSKFQSNVELWSGDYLSTHKDIFWNIDKVSPFANYNFLTSFGGPVIKDQLTFFATIRKYYNSGYIYGRNVYNPQGRYKLIDGQFESNPGDNSYISMNSSNRWSGQGTIDWRMFKDLRLKIDAFGSMESNRNYDHLYRLNPNGTMGGKSKGYSFFTGLTHTILQNTFQEFTFAYKYNDFNSQLYDNPYDSRYVHPDSLNISGYHFLRAGTNLNRFQRNTKSIIAKWDFTSQIDRINLTKLGLEIQTDKVFYENINLIPAVNTNGQQLVPFVPFIQGIESPQHDRFERSPFKFSAYIQDKIEFESLIINVGLRFDLFNPNGQVPADPEDPNIYNPFKQEHIYKDLNGDGKIGLDEQTDVNKLTVAEREAFWYKKASVKTQLSPRFGIAYPITDKGIIRFSYGIFQQIPEYSQLYLGDQFKLTSAQGIQGPFGNNDLKPQRTTIYELGLQQQIFENVSIDATVFYRDIRDWISSSQPIPTYLAGISYSERINRDFANVKGITLAINKRFKDYFSFGIDYTFQVAEGTNSSPDQEFYAQQNGSEPTRVLTPLNWDQTHTLNANIYVGTSDWGISLISTLSTGQPYTPTLIQGAYAGRNILTGLAQNSRRKPLIANLDLELHKNFDFSNFSMQFFVKVFNLLDMKNPLTVFGDTGKPDYTLQEKTVIEYDNSWFAYPNYYSEPRNIYVGTKISL; encoded by the coding sequence ATGGAAAAAGAAAACAAACTCATTACAATTATTCTATTTTTATTACTAACCGGATTTACAATTGCCCAAAGCTCCGGAAAAGTAACGGGGAAAGTAACCGATGCTTCCACAGGAGAACCTGTTGTTGGTGCAACTATAATTGTTGATGGAACTTCTTATGGCTCGGTTGCTGATATAAATGGTGATTATATAATTGTAAAGGTTCCATCAGGCAGTTACAACATTGTTGCTACAGCTATCGGTTATACAAAAACTACAATACAGAAAGTACAAGTTCTTGTTGATCTAACTACAAAGCTTAATATCATTTTATCTTCAACTGCAATTACTCTTGGACAAGATGTTATTATAATTGCCCAGGTACCGATGGTAAAAAAAGATTTGACTTCAACTGAATCCCGGGTTACTTCTGATGAAATACGACAACTGCCACTTCAAAATTTAGATCAGCTAATTACTTTGCAGGCAGGTGTAAACAAAGATGCCGGAGGTGGAATCCATATCCGCGGAGGGAGATCGAGTGAAATTTCTTATTTGATAAATGGTGTAAGCATAACTGATGATTACTCTCGTTCGCAGGCATTGACGATTGAGACTGAATCAGTTCAGGAATTGCAAGTTATAAGCGGAACTTTTAATGCGGAGTATGGAAATGCTTTAAGTGGTGTGGTAAATATTGTAACCAAAACTGGCGGAAGTAAATTCCAAAGTAATGTTGAGTTGTGGTCAGGCGATTACTTGAGCACACATAAAGATATTTTTTGGAATATAGATAAAGTTAGTCCGTTTGCCAATTATAATTTTCTGACTTCGTTTGGCGGTCCAGTTATAAAAGATCAACTTACTTTTTTTGCAACAATTAGAAAGTATTATAATAGCGGATATATTTATGGACGTAATGTTTATAATCCACAAGGAAGATATAAATTAATTGACGGACAGTTTGAATCTAATCCCGGTGATAATTCATATATATCTATGAACTCAAGTAATAGATGGAGCGGACAAGGCACGATTGACTGGCGTATGTTCAAAGATCTCAGATTAAAAATAGATGCCTTCGGCAGTATGGAATCCAATCGTAATTATGATCATTTATATAGGCTAAATCCAAACGGTACAATGGGAGGTAAAAGCAAAGGCTATAGTTTTTTTACAGGATTAACACACACGATACTCCAAAATACTTTTCAGGAATTTACTTTTGCCTACAAGTATAATGATTTTAATTCTCAGCTTTATGATAATCCTTACGATTCACGTTATGTTCATCCGGATTCGCTAAATATATCAGGCTATCATTTTTTAAGAGCCGGAACAAATCTTAACCGTTTTCAGCGTAATACAAAAAGCATTATTGCAAAGTGGGATTTTACCAGTCAGATAGATAGAATAAATCTTACCAAACTTGGTCTGGAAATTCAAACAGATAAAGTTTTTTATGAAAATATTAATTTAATACCGGCTGTAAATACAAATGGGCAGCAGCTGGTTCCGTTTGTTCCATTCATTCAAGGTATCGAGTCACCGCAACATGATAGATTTGAACGTTCACCATTTAAATTCAGTGCATACATTCAGGATAAAATTGAATTTGAAAGTTTGATTATTAATGTAGGTTTACGTTTTGATTTGTTTAATCCCAATGGACAAGTACCAGCTGATCCTGAAGATCCGAACATTTACAATCCTTTTAAACAGGAACATATTTACAAAGATCTTAATGGTGATGGCAAGATTGGTTTAGATGAACAGACTGATGTAAACAAATTAACCGTTGCTGAACGTGAGGCGTTCTGGTACAAAAAGGCATCAGTAAAAACACAATTAAGTCCGCGCTTTGGTATTGCATATCCAATAACGGATAAGGGAATAATTAGATTTTCTTACGGTATATTCCAGCAAATACCGGAATACAGCCAGTTGTATTTAGGTGATCAATTTAAATTAACTTCAGCCCAGGGAATACAAGGTCCATTCGGTAATAATGATCTTAAACCACAACGTACAACAATTTATGAGCTTGGATTACAACAACAAATATTCGAGAATGTTTCAATCGATGCTACGGTTTTTTATCGCGATATCCGAGATTGGATTTCTTCAAGTCAACCGATACCTACATACCTGGCTGGAATTTCTTATTCAGAAAGAATAAATCGTGATTTTGCAAATGTTAAAGGAATTACACTCGCCATCAATAAAAGATTTAAGGATTATTTTTCTTTTGGGATCGATTACACTTTTCAGGTTGCTGAAGGAACAAACTCATCACCGGATCAAGAGTTTTATGCGCAACAGAATGGTTCAGAACCAACCCGCGTTTTAACCCCGCTCAATTGGGATCAGACTCATACGCTGAACGCAAATATTTACGTCGGTACTTCTGATTGGGGAATAAGTTTAATTTCTACTTTAAGCACCGGTCAGCCATATACACCAACTTTAATTCAAGGTGCTTATGCCGGCAGAAATATTTTAACAGGGCTTGCACAAAACAGCCGGCGTAAACCTCTTATTGCAAATTTGGATTTGGAGTTACACAAGAATTTTGACTTCTCAAATTTCAGCATGCAATTCTTTGTAAAAGTTTTCAATCTACTTGAT